The genomic stretch TCTCCGATTCACCATCAAATTCCGTCACAATCATGATgagccttggagatggatcCGCGACGAACAAGGGTTACAAGACGGCCACATTGTGTTACTCCCAGCACCTACAGAATCTGATAACTTGGCCGATCTTATACCTGGACTTGACAATGCCTGGAAAGTTGCATCTCGCATGAGCCAAGCGCCGAAAACCCAATTGTGGTCACTTGAAGCCGTAGTGCCTCCCGCAGAAAACGATTTGTCTTCATTCACCGACATTCAAATTGGCACGCCTTGGGGCTCTTTCCTAAGGTCAGTATTGAAACCCGTGCTGTTGCCCTTGAGCATATCATACCAGTTGCCATGAATGTTTTTTAATCTAATGAGCAAGGGTCCAGATGGTTTGCCGTTGTTCGACTTTGGTCTCCTTGGCTAGCTCCACGTCACGGTAGAGACCATTTTTCGCTCGACAAAGACGCAATACTGCTGGCTTTCCAAAGCCCAGAAGGTAGAAACTTGGTCTTATTGGCTGTTTCGGGAATCAATGATTCAGTACCCGTTTTTCAAAACACATCCAGCGGCGCCGTATCGGTAAATGTACGCAACGACTCAGCCTCCGATGAAAAGGTAATTATCCTCGTATCCGAAGGAAATGACTTCCAAAGAGCCGTTGCTGCCGTCATGTACCACGCAAGAACTCTTGTTATGAAAGCTCGTAGTGCAAACCAagcagtggaagaagagttgaaaaCTCTTTCTGACGCAGTTCGGCCAGAATGGCTTGAAAACTGGTATGATGGACTTGGATTCTGTTAGTTCATCCAAACCTCTCTCCTATTCAAAGTGTTACCGACTGATTACTCTGCAGGTACATGGAACGCTCTTGGGCAAAGATTAACGGAACAAAAGATCGTTGATGCAATCGATAAGCTCGAAAAGCACAACATCAACGTCACGTCTCTGATCATTGATGATAACTGGCAGTCAATTGACTATAAAGGCCCCAGCCAGTTTCAATACGGATGGGTTGACTTCGAGGCCGAGCCGGAAGCTTTCCCTAATGGATTAAAGTCAACCATTAGCAAAATCCGCCAGAAAAGTCCAAATATCCAACACATTGCAGTATGGCACGCTCTATTGGGATACTGGGGCGGCATTTCCCCCGATGGAAAGCTAGCCAAGAAGTACAAAACCATCGAAGTAGTTCGTGAGGAAGCTAAACGCCGCAATCTGCCTCTCGGAGGCAAAATGACAGTGGTTGACAAGGACGATGTTCGTCAATTCTACGACGACTTTTACCAGTTCCTCTCAGATGCTGGCGTTGATGGAGTCAAGACAGATGCCCAATTCATGATCGACATGTGGCTCAGTGCTTCTGTTCGACGAGAACTCATCAACACATATCTCGATGCGTGGAATCTCACGTCTCTTCGCTATTTCAGCGTCAAGGCCATGTCATGCATGTCGCAGATCCCGCAGGCGCTGTTCAATTCTCAAATGATACCAAATCGACCTGCTTTGCTAGTTCGCAACTCGGACGACTTCTTCCCTCAGATTCCCTCGTCGCACCCTTGGCATGTATGGACAAACGCTTACAATAGCATCTTCATGGAGTATCTCAACGTTCTTCCCGATTGGGATATGTTCCAGACAGTACATGATTATTCTGGGTTCCATGCTGCAGCCCGATGTGTTAGTGGTGGACCAATTTACATCACTGACGTTCCTGGAGAGCACAACCTTGATTTGATAGGCCAAATGACTGGCCTGACCCCCAAGGGCAAGACTGTCATATTTAGACCAAGCGTCCTGGGAAAGGCCATATATCCATACATAGGCTATGACGATGACCTGCTTCTTAAAGTTGGTAGTTACCATGGTAAGTGAACATGTATAGACTACCTAGCTGAACTGCCCTTGTTAACTTAGTTATAGGAGCATCTGAAACTGGCACGCCTATGGTAGCCATATTCAACATCTCAGCACGCCCGCTCACAGAATTGATTCCCCTTTCTTGCTTCCCAGGCACCGTGCCATCTCTACATTATATCGTCCGAGCCCACGCCACAGAGAAGGCTTCGGCGCCGATGAAGCTTGATGATCCGACTTCGCTCATTGTTGGATCTTTGGAAGTCCGCGGATACGAGATCTTCACAGCTTTCCAGGCTGTGCCTCTTACTGGCCCCAAGTATGGGGACATATGGGTTGCGAATATGGGGCTGATTAACAAGATGACTGGCAGCGTTGCTATTatagccagcagcatcagcttgAAAGAGAACGGAAGAGTGTCTGTTGCTGTCAAGTTGAAGGCTCTAGGAGTATTTGGTTAGTAGAAGAGGGTCGACTCTCCCAGCTGCAAGATGTTTACTGACTATGACATTCCTCAGGCGTTTATATCTCTACTTTGCCGAAGATGACACTCCAAAAAGATTTCATTGTCACTCTTCAGGACCAAGCCGTGCCGGTAGAAACCGTGGGCGTATCACAAAGCGATCAGCATGTACTCGAAATCAACATAGAAAGGGCGTGGAAGGATATGGAGCTGGAACCTGGACGATTGGACGAAGTTGAAATCAAGGTCAGCTTTGCGGGTTAGCTTAATATGCTCCCTTTCCGCTCATTTGCACAAAATCACTCGATTAGATCTACGCATGCCTCTGATCTCCAGCCAGATCTCAGTGACAGCGTCCCATGTCCTAAGCATAGATAGATAGCACTAACATCTTTCTTCCAACTCCGTACGCCATTGTCCTTCACCAAAAATTTATCCCCTAGCATTAGGAACCTTGTATCCTCTATTTGCATCGCTTCTCGACAATGCCAACTCCGTTTTCTTCATACTCCTTTTTGGATATCCACATTTGGTGGAAAGTTCCCAAGCTAGCAAGAATACTTCCACCAATCCAGGCACCGAATCTGCGCTCGCTCGACAGGCCTGCAGCGTGAATCTTGATCTTCAGCCCGGGATACATCGCTGTCAGCTCGTTATTTAGACGATCGTTGAAGCCGTTGATCAAACTTGTGCTACCCGTAACAACGACGTTGGCGAGGAGGTTGCCCCGCAGGTCAACGTCAATGGCATTGAGTGCGGAACGAATAAGCTCAGGGATGGTCTGGGCCTTGGTGAGGCGCTCCGACTCAGGGACGGGGTATCCAGCGTTTTCGTCCCACATGCCCTCAGCGACCTTGAATCGCTGCTCGCGCCACATCTGGTTGTAGCCATCAGGCATCTCAAACACACGACCCGGCTGAGATTTGATGTACTCTTCGTTTCCGGCGGCGCCGTATCTTCCAGGTCCACGCCAGACCTCAACAACAGACTCCTTGAACTCGGTCAACagccgctcttcttcaaatgCTCGGAAAGAGTCGTGGATCTTGTAAGGGAACTCGCGTAGTCGCGCTTGGGCAGGAGCAAGAGCATCCACGGGAGACTTGTTCTCAACCA from Trichoderma atroviride chromosome 3, complete sequence encodes the following:
- a CDS encoding uncharacterized protein (EggNog:ENOG41); this encodes MKAILQSYPPLSQVTSVESSSSVPFTALLEIPKSRAEESWEVALWHSIDGEDWTEAEVPRIKSSETPQALHAESEAVFREYYATKVSFKKSLRFTIKFRHNHDEPWRWIRDEQGLQDGHIVLLPAPTESDNLADLIPGLDNAWKVASRMSQAPKTQLWSLEAVVPPAENDLSSFTDIQIGTPWGSFLRWFAVVRLWSPWLAPRHGRDHFSLDKDAILLAFQSPEGRNLVLLAVSGINDSVPVFQNTSSGAVSVNVRNDSASDEKVIILVSEGNDFQRAVAAVMYHARTLVMKARSANQAVEEELKTLSDAVRPEWLENWYDGLGFCTWNALGQRLTEQKIVDAIDKLEKHNINVTSLIIDDNWQSIDYKGPSQFQYGWVDFEAEPEAFPNGLKSTISKIRQKSPNIQHIAVWHALLGYWGGISPDGKLAKKYKTIEVVREEAKRRNLPLGGKMTVVDKDDVRQFYDDFYQFLSDAGVDGVKTDAQFMIDMWLSASVRRELINTYLDAWNLTSLRYFSVKAMSCMSQIPQALFNSQMIPNRPALLVRNSDDFFPQIPSSHPWHVWTNAYNSIFMEYLNVLPDWDMFQTVHDYSGFHAAARCVSGGPIYITDVPGEHNLDLIGQMTGLTPKGKTVIFRPSVLGKAIYPYIGYDDDLLLKVGSYHGASETGTPMVAIFNISARPLTELIPLSCFPGTVPSLHYIVRAHATEKASAPMKLDDPTSLIVGSLEVRGYEIFTAFQAVPLTGPKYGDIWVANMGLINKMTGSVAIIASSISLKENGRVSVAVKLKALGVFGVYISTLPKMTLQKDFIVTLQDQAVPVETVGVSQSDQHVLEINIERAWKDMELEPGRLDEVEIKVSFAG